Part of the Aureitalea marina genome, GTGCTGTCCCGTGCAAATTTTGGAGCACGGTAGAAGAGGATGGTACCATGGCCTGGTGCAAATTGGTCGGTGAAGGTTCCCTCTTGAAATACTTTTGGAACAAGTGATGAATATTGTCCAGCACATCCTGATTCTCAACCATTTTGTCTCCCAGGTATTCACAGAAGGTCAGCTTGGTAATGTCGTCCTTGGTAGGACCCAATCCTCCTGTAACCAAAACCAATTGGGCTCGGCCAGCAGCTTCATCCAGGGCCTGGAGGATATGCTCCCTGTCGTCCTGAACCGAGGTGATCTGGAAGACCTGAACACCGATCTTGTTCAGTTCCTTGCTGATGAAGGCGGAATTGGTATCAATTATCTGGCCGATGAGGATCTCATCGCCAATGGTAATGATCTCAGCGAGCATCTATACTTGGAAATCGGCCCTGAGCTCTTCGAAGACCTGGTTCACGGTGTTGACCACTTCTGCAACCATACCGCTAACCGCCGATTTATTTTTGGAAGTACGGGTCCAGGCCTCGATCCCGGTGATCTCTTTCAGCACCGGAACACCAAACATTTCCAAATTCGGCTTCATTTTATGGGCAAACTGGTAGGCCAACTCTTTATTGTCGTTTTCTACCGCCTCTTCCAGAGCTGCGAGGTCCGGGGGATTTCGTTTAGAAAGGTCTGCGCCAAAATTCCCATGAAATCTTCGTCACCTCCGGCTAGTTCGTTCAGACTCTCTATTGAATAACTCTTAGACATATTGATTTACTTCACTTTGATGGAAAACATCTCCCGCTGCCCGATAAAACCCTTTAACTGGTCATTTGTCGAGACTTTTCCGACGCCTGCGGGGGTGCCGGTAAAGATAATGTCTCCGATCTTCAATGTAAAATATTTGGAAATATATTCGATCAACTCATCGATCTTCCAAAGCATAAGGGCTGTGTTACCCTCTTGAACAACTTCTCCATTGCTTTCCAAGCGAAAATCAATATCGTTCACATCCTGGAATTCGGACTTATCCACAAACTCACCAATCACGGCAGCCCCATCAAAACCCTTGGCCTTTTCCCAGGGCAAACCCTTGGCTTTCAATTGAGACTGCAGGTCCCTGGCGGTAAAATCGATACCCAGCCCGATCTGGTTATAGTACTTATGAGCAAATTTCTTATCTATATGTTTACCAATACGGTCGATCTTAACCAGTATCTCGACCTCATGATGGACATCCTGGCTGAACTCTGGGATAATAAACGGATTCTTCTTGAGTAAGATGGCCGTATCAGGCTTTAAAAAAATGACTGGGTCCTTAGGCCTTTCATTGGCCAATTCTTCGATATGGGCAGCATAATTGCGGCCTATACAAATGATCTTCATAGCATTAAAGTAGCTTGTTGTTTAGCTTTCGCAGTTTGACGCGGGTCAGGACTTTCTTCGTATACAGTGGAAAATCAGCATTCAGCAGCCAACCAAAGTACCCTGGCTCTTTTTCCAGTATCTCGGATACCCGGCTGCCTTTGTGCTTCCCAAAGGTGAATACCTCTTCCCCTTCTTTATCGAAACCAACAAACCCGGCATAGTCCGCAAACTGCTTATGTGAACTAAATCCAGCCAACCAGCCCATGTCATTCTGAAGATCGTCATATCTGTCCAACTGGGACTTAAGGACCTCGTAGGTGGCTATGGTATCCGCCTCAGCACTGTGAGCATTCTCCAGGGTCTTGCCACAATAGAACATGTACGCGGCTTCCAGGGTACGCTTTTCTTTCTTGTGAAAAATGGTCTGAACATCGACGGAATTGGCTTTCTTAAGGTCAAGATCAACCCCTGCCCGTTCAAGTTCTTCCGCTAATATTGGAATATCAAAACGATTGGAATTATAACCTCCCAGGTCACTGTCCTTCATTAAGGCAACAACTTTCGGTGCCAGTTCGGCAAAGCTGGGCTCATTGGCAACCATGTCATCGGTTATTCCATGAACTGCACTAGCTACCTTGGGAATA contains:
- a CDS encoding fumarylacetoacetate hydrolase family protein yields the protein MKIICIGRNYAAHIEELANERPKDPVIFLKPDTAILLKKNPFIIPEFSQDVHHEVEILVKIDRIGKHIDKKFAHKYYNQIGLGIDFTARDLQSQLKAKGLPWEKAKGFDGAAVIGEFVDKSEFQDVNDIDFRLESNGEVVQEGNTALMLWKIDELIEYISKYFTLKIGDIIFTGTPAGVGKVSTNDQLKGFIGQREMFSIKVK
- a CDS encoding 3'-5' exonuclease; translation: MELQLKKPICFFDLETTGIQLASDRIVEISILKVFPNGNKEGHTWRVNPGIPIPKVASAVHGITDDMVANEPSFAELAPKVVALMKDSDLGGYNSNRFDIPILAEELERAGVDLDLKKANSVDVQTIFHKKEKRTLEAAYMFYCGKTLENAHSAEADTIATYEVLKSQLDRYDDLQNDMGWLAGFSSHKQFADYAGFVGFDKEGEEVFTFGKHKGSRVSEILEKEPGYFGWLLNADFPLYTKKVLTRVKLRKLNNKLL